A single genomic interval of Nonomuraea rubra harbors:
- a CDS encoding NAD-dependent protein deacetylase, whose product MTPSTTKVAELVELVALGRVAVLSGAGLSTESGIPDYRGPTGQARRAEPMTYQRFVGSAGARRRYWARSHVGWRQIGEARPNAGHRAVAELERRGLLAGIVTQNVDGLHQAAGARGVIELHGGLDRVVCLSCRERTPRAELERRLREANPGWEASGQINPDGDAVLTDEQVAGFRVVGCAGCDGVLKPDVVFFGENVPRPRVDECFAVVGGARALLVLGSSLAIKSGLQFVTKAAALGIPIAIVNQGPTGGDADATLTLDAPLGPTLTDLASQL is encoded by the coding sequence GTGACACCAAGCACCACGAAGGTGGCGGAGCTGGTCGAGCTGGTCGCCCTCGGGCGGGTGGCCGTGCTCAGCGGGGCCGGGCTGTCGACCGAGTCCGGCATTCCCGACTACCGGGGGCCGACCGGCCAGGCCAGGCGGGCCGAGCCGATGACGTACCAGCGGTTCGTCGGCAGCGCCGGGGCGCGGCGGCGTTACTGGGCGCGCAGCCACGTCGGCTGGCGGCAGATCGGCGAGGCCAGGCCCAACGCCGGGCACCGCGCCGTGGCCGAGCTGGAGCGGCGCGGGCTGCTGGCCGGCATCGTCACCCAGAACGTGGACGGCCTGCACCAGGCCGCCGGCGCCCGAGGGGTGATCGAGCTGCACGGCGGGCTCGACCGCGTCGTCTGCCTGTCGTGCAGGGAGCGCACCCCGCGCGCGGAGCTGGAGCGGCGCCTGCGCGAGGCCAACCCGGGCTGGGAGGCCAGCGGGCAGATCAACCCCGACGGCGACGCCGTGCTCACCGACGAGCAGGTGGCCGGGTTCCGCGTGGTCGGCTGCGCGGGCTGTGACGGCGTGCTCAAACCGGACGTGGTGTTCTTCGGCGAGAACGTGCCCAGGCCGCGCGTGGACGAGTGCTTCGCCGTCGTGGGCGGGGCGCGGGCGCTGCTCGTGCTCGGGTCGTCGCTGGCGATCAAGTCGGGGCTGCAGTTCGTGACGAAGGCCGCCGCCCTGGGCATCCCCATCGCCATCGTCAACCAGGGGCCGACCGGCGGCGACGCCGACGCCACGCTCACCCTGGACGCCCCGCTCGGTCCCACGCTGACCGACCTCGCCTCCCAGCTCTGA
- a CDS encoding YchJ family protein: protein MPPRTCPCGLPAPYRDCCGRFHRGEAAPATAEQLMRSRFSAFGVGDEAYLLRTWHPSARPPRLDLDRRVRWVRLEVLESTGGSVVHTEGTVRFRAHYLERGKPGEMEEHSRFVRLDGRWVYAGALNG from the coding sequence ATGCCTCCTCGTACGTGCCCGTGCGGCCTGCCCGCTCCCTACCGGGACTGCTGCGGCCGCTTCCACCGGGGCGAGGCCGCCCCGGCCACCGCCGAGCAGCTCATGCGCTCCCGGTTCAGCGCGTTCGGCGTGGGGGACGAGGCGTACCTGCTGCGCACCTGGCATCCCTCGGCCCGCCCGCCCCGGCTCGACCTGGACAGGCGGGTCCGATGGGTACGGCTGGAGGTGCTGGAGAGCACCGGCGGCAGCGTCGTGCACACCGAGGGCACCGTCCGCTTCCGCGCCCACTACCTGGAGCGCGGGAAGCCGGGCGAGATGGAGGAGCACAGCAGGTTCGTACGCCTCGACGGCCGCTGGGTCTACGCGGGAGCGCTGAACGGATAG
- a CDS encoding DUF4082 domain-containing protein, whose amino-acid sequence MNGSHHVDQKAPRRSRLRRRRTGLAALVAGVLAGGLALVNPAAALPGTTQESFWSASGSLSPRLSNARRPVELGLRFTTSRAGSVTALRFYKYPRSSDGHTASLWDDRGNRLARATSVAESGQGWQEVRLAKGVALTPGRTYTVSYFSANGRYAVVPRYFTRNSPRTDSLRAQSRNGVYLYDSSAFPRRTSAGHNYLVDVTFQPATTSPSPSPTPTASPTPTASPTPTASPTVTASPTVTPTVTPTVTPTPSGTPSGCDLPGHPRPSCTGVPPGTRLTTVKGNVTAAKNGQVIDGQHITGDLVITANDVVIRNSRIDGLITNWETGGSFTITDSTVGPPSGCIINQGVGEKNFKAERISVRGFDDGFRMSGRNVVIRDSYVKLCGPPTSHSDGIQAYCPGKIVCSGLVFDHNTIDQRQAPEHSDPVNLVDKNLSAVTVTDNLVAGGNYSLFLKWHSGPKWKVSGNKIVHEAWDFGAVSSEDTCENIDWGPGNAIVTIDHDYRITKTVRTLTHCIE is encoded by the coding sequence GTGAACGGGTCACATCACGTCGATCAGAAGGCACCACGGCGCTCACGGCTCCGCCGCCGGCGGACCGGCCTGGCCGCGCTGGTGGCAGGCGTCCTGGCCGGAGGGCTCGCGCTCGTCAACCCGGCCGCGGCGCTGCCGGGCACGACGCAGGAGAGCTTCTGGTCCGCCTCCGGCTCGCTGTCGCCCCGGCTGTCGAACGCGCGGCGCCCCGTGGAACTGGGCCTGCGCTTCACCACCTCCCGCGCGGGCTCCGTGACGGCGCTGCGCTTCTACAAGTACCCCAGGAGCTCGGACGGCCACACCGCCAGCCTCTGGGACGACCGGGGCAACCGCCTGGCCAGGGCGACGTCCGTGGCGGAGAGCGGTCAGGGCTGGCAGGAGGTGCGCCTGGCCAAGGGGGTGGCGCTCACGCCGGGCAGGACGTACACGGTGTCGTATTTCAGCGCCAACGGCCGCTACGCGGTCGTTCCGCGTTACTTCACGCGCAATTCACCGCGCACCGATTCCCTGCGCGCGCAGTCGCGCAATGGCGTGTACCTCTACGATTCCAGCGCATTTCCGCGCAGAACGAGCGCCGGGCACAACTATCTGGTGGACGTGACCTTCCAACCGGCGACGACCTCCCCGTCCCCTTCACCGACCCCCACCGCTTCTCCGACCCCCACCGCTTCTCCGACCCCCACCGCTTCTCCGACCGTCACCGCTTCTCCAACCGTCACCCCCACCGTCACCCCGACTGTCACCCCGACGCCGTCGGGGACGCCAAGCGGCTGCGACCTGCCCGGCCACCCCCGCCCGTCCTGCACCGGCGTGCCGCCCGGCACCAGGCTCACCACCGTCAAGGGCAACGTCACCGCCGCCAAGAACGGCCAGGTCATCGACGGGCAGCACATCACCGGCGACCTCGTCATCACCGCGAACGACGTGGTGATCAGGAACAGCCGCATCGACGGCCTGATCACCAACTGGGAGACGGGCGGCTCGTTCACCATCACCGACTCCACGGTCGGCCCGCCCAGCGGCTGCATCATCAACCAGGGCGTCGGCGAGAAGAACTTCAAGGCCGAGCGCATCAGCGTGCGCGGGTTCGACGACGGCTTCCGCATGTCGGGCAGGAACGTCGTCATCCGCGACTCCTACGTGAAGCTGTGCGGGCCCCCGACCAGCCACTCCGACGGCATCCAGGCGTACTGCCCCGGCAAGATCGTCTGCAGCGGCCTGGTGTTCGACCACAACACGATCGACCAGCGCCAGGCTCCGGAGCACTCCGACCCCGTCAACCTGGTGGACAAGAACCTCAGCGCGGTGACCGTCACCGACAACCTCGTGGCCGGCGGCAACTACAGCCTCTTCCTGAAGTGGCACTCGGGGCCGAAGTGGAAGGTCTCAGGCAACAAGATCGTCCATGAGGCGTGGGACTTCGGCGCCGTCAGCTCGGAGGACACCTGCGAGAACATCGACTGGGGCCCCGGCAACGCCATCGTCACCATCGACCACGACTACCGGATCACCAAGACGGTGCGGACGCTGACGCACTGCATCGAGTGA
- a CDS encoding SAM-dependent methyltransferase, with protein sequence MAEDRGERAPQGIDTTRPNVSRVYDFMLGGKDNYEADRRMAQLALEVAPDAPEAARANREFLGRVVRFLAAEAGIRQFLDIGSGLPTQGNVHEIARAAAPGTRVVYVDNDPIVLVHGRALLAVDDGSTVVEADLRDPDGIIADPEVRRLIDFDRPVGLLMFAILHHLTDEEGPAGIAARMVDRLAPGSYLAVSHFHNPGLAYPEVSKQAFAAEKIFNETLGTGRWRTREEILAYFDGLDLLEPGLVPLPEWRPGSDDQAEPGITYHTFVGAVARKP encoded by the coding sequence GTGGCCGAGGACAGGGGGGAGCGGGCACCCCAGGGAATCGACACCACCAGGCCCAACGTCTCCCGCGTCTACGATTTCATGCTCGGCGGCAAGGACAACTACGAGGCCGACCGGCGGATGGCGCAGCTCGCCCTGGAGGTCGCCCCGGACGCCCCCGAGGCCGCGCGCGCCAACCGCGAGTTCCTGGGGCGGGTGGTGCGGTTCCTGGCCGCGGAGGCGGGCATCCGCCAGTTCCTGGACATCGGCTCGGGCCTGCCCACGCAGGGCAACGTGCACGAGATCGCCCGGGCGGCCGCCCCGGGCACCCGGGTCGTCTACGTCGACAACGACCCCATCGTCCTGGTCCACGGCCGCGCCCTGCTCGCCGTGGACGACGGCAGCACGGTCGTGGAGGCCGACCTCCGCGACCCCGATGGGATCATCGCCGACCCGGAGGTGCGGCGCCTCATCGACTTCGACCGGCCGGTGGGGCTGCTGATGTTCGCCATCCTGCACCACCTCACCGACGAGGAGGGCCCGGCCGGGATCGCCGCCCGCATGGTGGACCGCCTCGCGCCCGGCAGCTACCTGGCCGTCTCCCACTTCCACAATCCGGGCCTGGCGTACCCGGAGGTGTCCAAGCAGGCGTTCGCGGCCGAGAAGATCTTCAACGAGACGCTGGGCACCGGCCGGTGGCGTACGCGTGAGGAGATCCTGGCCTACTTCGACGGCCTGGACCTGCTGGAGCCCGGCCTGGTCCCGCTGCCCGAATGGCGCCCCGGCTCCGACGACCAGGCCGAGCCCGGCATCACGTACCACACGTTCGTCGGAGCCGTCGCCCGCAAGCCCTAG